Below is a window of Paremcibacter congregatus DNA.
GGCGGGGCGAGTTGATCTTCGATCATCTGGCCAGCGCCTTCCGCGAGGTGCGCTTCAGCGCCGACTATCAAGTGATCCCCCCGGATCTGGAGGCCATGTTCGGCCATGTGGAGGACTTGCACACCCTCGTCAGGCATATCTGCCAGCATAAATTCACCGCCCTGAAGGCCGGACGGCTGGCCAAGCCCGACAAGGACGGGCTGGAGGTGGTGAGAGACGCCCTGCGCCCCAGCGACGATGCGATCTATGGCATCGCGGAAGAGGAAGCGCCCCTTCACATCTCCCCGCCTAAGGTCTTTTCTCCTCAGACAGAAGAGACCCCGGCGGACACCAACTTCACCGCCGCCCTGCGCGGTCTGGAGAACAGCTGTTCGGAGCTCAAAACCATCGGCGATATTCTGATCTCCCTGACCGATATTACCGCAGGCCGCGCCAGCAGCTGCGAGTTCGCCCTGATGGGTCAGTTCCTGCAGGAACGCACCCGGAAGGTCGAGGATATCCATGAGCAGATGACGAGCAGCCTCGACCCCGCCCTAGCCGCGCAAGCTGCCCCGGCGGCGTAAGGGCGATTGAGGGGCTTAAGCAAAAAGACTCGGGAGGGGACAGGCCAAAAATTCACCAATTATGGCCCCCCTCCCGCGTCTTTTCCCGCCAGAGTGCTGTCTCCCTTCGGAAAAAGACCGTTTTTGTGAAAAAAAATGCCCGCGAAAGAAGAATGGACCATGATGCAGCCCGATGCACCCCGTACGCTGAAAGACGCCCACGATGCAGTGCGCCCGTTTGCGGCACCTCTAACGCCTTGTTATCTATGCACTCTCCCCCTTGACAAGCGGGGGATTTGCGGGTTTCCTTGTCGCCTCCCTTTCCCAAACACGCGAGGCCCCATGAACCGTAAACCCCCCGTTCCGCCCCAATCCGCCAATGATAACGCCGTGCAAAAAACCGCCGCCCCCGCCCTGCGGCACATCGCCCAGCTGTTGGGACGGCTGGCCGCCAGAGACTCTCTTCAGCGGCATCTGCGCAAGTCCGCCGCCAATGATAACCAAGCAACCTCAACGGAGGGGACGGAGGTAAAGCAAACACGGCCCCCGCGCCCCTGACCTCATAGGAGAAAACCCATGCCCCACAGCCCCCGCGTCGCCCTTTATGCCCGCTACAGTTCAGATCATCAGAGAGAAGCCTCTATCGAAGACCAGTTGCGGCTCTGCCGGGAGCGCTGCGCCAAGGAAGGCTGGACGGTGACGGCCGTCTATAAGGATAGCGCCGTCTCCGGCGCGTCTCTGCTGCGGCCCGGCATTCAGGCGCTGATCGAGGCGGCGCGGCGGGGACAGTTTGACATGATTGTCGCCGAGGCCATGGATCGCCTGTCCCGGGATCAGGAGGACATCGCCGGCCTCTATAAACGCATGGAGTTCGCCGGGGTGAGGATCACCACCCTCAGCGAAGGCGAGATCAATAATCTCCATGTGGGCCTGAAAGGTACCATGAACGCCCTGTTTCTCAAAGACCTCGCCGACAAGACCCGCCGGGGCCTGCGCGGGCGGGTCGAGGCGGGCAAGTCCGGCGGCGGCAACAGTTACGGCTATGACGTCCTCAAGAAGCTGGGAGAGGACGGAGACCCCTTACGGGGCGAGAGGGTGATCAATCAACGGGAAGCGGACGTCATTAGCCGTATCTTCCGGGACTATGCCGACGGCGCGTCGCCGCGCGCCATAGCTTACCAGCTTAATGAAGATCAAATCAGCGGGCCACGAGGCCGGGACTGGGGACAAAGCACCATCAATGGCAATCGCCAGCGGGGCACCGGTATTCTGAACAACGAGCTATATATCGGTCGCATGGTGTGGAACCGGCTGCGCTATATCAAGGACCCGGAGACGGGCAAACGCATTTCCCGGCCCAACCCGGAAGAGGACTGGATCATAAAAGACGTCCCCCATCACCGTCTTGTTGATCAAGGCCTCTGGGACGCGGTCAAGGCGCGGCAGGGGACTCTCGACCAGCGCCGCCCGATGCAGGACAACAACGCACTGGGCGGCTACAGGCGGGCCAAATATCTGCTGTCCGGGCTGCTTAAATGCGGCAAGTGCGGCGGCGGTTTCAGCATGTATAGCCGGACCCATGTGGCCTGCAGCACAAGGCGCAACAAGGGCACCTGTGACAACGCGCTCACCATGGATCGCCAATCACTGGAAGCCACGGTGATGGAAGGCCTCAAAAGCCGCTTGATGGAACCGGCCTACTTCAGGGAATTTTGCGCGGAATATACCAGAGACATCAACCGCAGCCGCAAGGCGCAGGTCGCCTCCCTTGCAGCCCAAAGGCGGGAATATGACAAAATCGATAAGGAGGTGGACAAGCTGGTCGATGCCCTGTGTCAGGGGATCCCCGCCGCCAAGGTCAAGGACCGCATGATCACGCTGGAACAGCGCAAAGGGGATCTGGAGATCATTCTGAGCCAAGCCGCAGTTCCGGCCCCTCTGCTCCACCCCAACATGGCTGACGCTTACGCGGAGAAGCTGGAGCGCCTCACCGACAGCCTGAATGACCCGGAGATCCTCACACAGGCGTCAGAGACCCTGCGCAGCCTGATAGAGGCCGTGATCCTCCTTCCCGTGGGGGACAGGCTGGAAATAGAACTGGTGGGGGATCTGGCGGGGATCTTGCATTTTGTTGACCCAACGAAAAACACCGCCACAGATAAATCCGGGCGGCGTCAATTTCCGTTGGTTGCGGGGATAGGATTTGAACCTATGACCTTCAGGTTATGAGTTTGGATAATGGCCCTGCGACCTGAATATTCTTGTAGCTCCCTAAAGCCATTTACATATCTAACTGATTGTTTTAACTCAATTTACTTGACATAGTTCGGCGACCTGCTATTCTGTGCACATCCCTGAATACTGTTCGTTTGGTACCTATGTGGTACCTTTAAACTTATGAAGATTGCACTGTCATGCCAAAACTAACCAAGCGGGCTATAGATGCCTTGAGTTCTAAAGATACTGAATATGTCATCTGGGATTCAGAGCTTAGAGGCTTTGGCATTCGGGTATGGCCGTCAGGTAAAAAAACTTATGCTCTTAAGTGCCGCCTGAAGGGAAAACAGAAGAAATACACCATTGGTACACATGGCACCCTTACCGTCGATCAGGCGCGCACCAAGACCATTGGTATATTATCTCAAGTCAAACATGGCATAGATCCTTCTGAAGAATTGCGCGCTCATAAGAAGGCTCTGACCATTGCTGATCTGGGAAAGAAGTTTTTAGAAGAATATGTCCCTACGCACTGCAAAGCTTCCACCGCATATGAATATAAAAGATCCGTAGAGCATTTTATCAATGGTGCCCTGGGTAAATATAAGATCATGGATGTTGCCAGGCCTGATGTGGCGGCCATGCATCATAATCTCCATCATATACCCTATCAAGCTAATCGGACACTTGGGGTATTATCCAAGATGATGAATTTGGCCGAAATATGGGGATTGCGGCAGGATGGCAGCAACCCTTGCCGACATGTGAAGAAATATCCCGAGAAAGGGCGGGAACGGTTTTTATCCAAGGAAGAATTTATTCGCCTTGCGGAGGTATTGGATGAAGTTGAAGCCAGTGGCGAAGAAACCCATTCCTGTATCAATGCTTATCGACTACTGATGTACACTGGCTGCCGCCTTGGGGAAATCCAGAAACTTGAGTGGGCCCATGCGGACTTTGAAGCTAACGAACTTCATCTACCTGACAGTAAAACGGGCGCCAAGACGGTTTATCTTGGCGATGCCGCCGTTGAAGTTCTTAAGAACATTGAGCGGCAGGAAGGTAATCCCTATGTCATTAGGGGCAAGTTGGAGGGATCATATCTTACTGACCTACAGCATCCCTGGCGTCGGATTAGGGCCAAAGCAGGATTGGCTAACGTGAGAATTCATGACCTACGCCATTCTTTTGCCAGCAATGCCATTGCCCTTGGTATGAGCCTGCCCATGGTAGGGAAGCTTCTTGGGCATACGCAGATACAGACGACCGCGAGATACGCTCATCTGGCCTCTGAGCCGGTGAAAGAAGCCGCCAACTTGGTGGCCAAGAGTATTGCTCAGTCTACTTCTGCACCTTCCGCCCCTAATTAAATTACTTTTTTGATGCATTTACCCGCCATTTATGCTATATGATGATTATGCATCATTTAATACCAAGGAGGATATTCATTTGACGGCTCTAACTATTGAAGAAACCAACGATGAACTTGTTCTGGCAAAGGCTGTTTTAAAAACAGCCAAAGCATTGGGTTTAACGCAGGAAGAACTCGGTCAAATATTAGGTCGGGACCGTACGTCTATTGCACGCGGTCTAAACCCTTCCAGTAAGGCGGGAGAACTGGCCCTCTATCTTATTCGCTGTTACCGCTCTTTATTTGTTGTCGTCGGCGGAGAAGCGGAGAATATCAAACATTGGTTTACCACCATGAACCACCATACAAATGGTGTCCCCAAAGAACAGGTGAAGAATATTCAAGGTCTTGTCCATATTCTTGAATATCTGGATGCCATTCGTGGAAAAATTTAATCTTCCCTCAATAGACCTGATTAAAACGGCAATTGTTTCCAAAATTAGGGGTATCGCTTGGCGTGTTGTGGAAAGTCAGGAAGAAATTGCCACACTGGAACTTGTTGATACGCTGGAAGAACAAGCAATTTTAGAAGGGCTTCTTGAGAAATCCAAGCCTCCTCTCCCTGAGAACTGTCGTGATCTGGACTATTTATTAGCAACCCCCTTTCGTTATCCCCCCTTAAAATGGGGTTCCCGATTTGGGCGCAAACATGAGCCTAGTCTTTTTTATGGCTCAGAAAATATTCCAACGGCCCTCGCAGAAACAGCCTATTACCGGGTTTTATTCTGGACAGGGATGGCGGAACCTCCCCCGTCTGGCACACTTAAAACACAACATACGATTTATTCTACAAAATATGACTGTTCGGCTGGATTATATTTAAACAAGCCTCCTTTTGAAGAATATCAGGACTTGCTCCAGCATCCTCAGGATTATAGTGGATCACAGAAACTTGGCACGATCATGAGAGAATTGGGTGTAGACGGCTTTCAATTCATCTCCGCACGCTGCCCTAACAAGGGTTTGAATATTGCACTTTTTACCCCTTATGCACTCGCCGCAAAACGACCAGATGAAAAGCAGAACTGGATATGTGAAACTTCTGAACAGCATATTATGTTTAGCGGACAAGGGGTTTTATTTAAATTTAACGTCGAAGGTTTCCAAATTGACGGGAAAGCCCCCCTACCCGCCAGCTAACAGACTGCACAGGGCGATCTTCTGAATTACCCAACGGCTTCACTGGTCAGAATATGAAAGATCCTTAACTGTACCCGTTCATGATCTTCATCGAATTCTTCCCGGTTACCCTCTTCAAAATTGGTTCTCAGATCAGCCATATAGTCATCAATAGCAGCTTGTGCCTCCGTGATGGTTGTAAAAGTTTCCAGTTCGTCACCCTCATGCCAGCAATTGATCCAGCCTTCACATAGAGTATCTGTTCTGATGTCATATCTATTTGTCATGATAGGTCCTTTCAGGGAAAGGCCACAGATAATATTTGACTTTACCTGCGGCCCTGTGGAGATTATTTGTCCTCATCGCTTTTAGGCGTCCTGAGGGTGATTTTTCCGGTAACCGGCACGGCATAAAGAACAATATTGATGCCTTTGTTGTCGCTATGAGTCCAGGCGGCCCCGACGGCGTTCCAGATGGATTTTTCATCATTGGCTTCTGTAACGTTATAGGCAATGTAATCAGGTTTTGATGTGTCACTCATGGTTTTCTCCTATGTTTGAGTTGGTGCAATATTTTCAAGAATGCATAGGAGAGGAAATTCAAGGTCTATTTTGGCACGCGAGGAGGTCGCTTGCGGCGGGGAAAAAAGGCCTTGAAATTGATCAGGCATCCTTACTTTGGCACCCGTAACGAAGACAGGGAGAAAACCGGAGGAATCTCACCAAAGGCCATTTGACTTTAACGATTGAGAATGATGATAAATATGACTGAGCGAAACCTTGCACCCAATGTTGTTTAATCTTATATTTGACAAAAAAATACGTCTAAAAAATTTACATAACAGAGCCTGTAGCAAGTTGTATTTTTTAAGAGGGTAATATTACAGCTTATTTGCCAAATACTTAAAGGGAAAACCCATGAATCCATCTAATATTTCTGCGCATAATTCTAGCCGTACCTCACCCCATGAAGATGCCATTCTCGCTGAGCAAACTTCACAGTTATATGATACATATAAAACAGCTGCCATTGCGTCGCTTATTAATGCCCCAATTCTTGTTTTTATCATGTGGCCCATTATCGGCCATGACATATTATTCATATGGCTTGCTGCTATAATTCTGCTTACCCTTGCGCGTAGTATTTTAGCCTATAAATATAGTGTAATGGCCCCTCCCGTTGAGAAGGCTCGCCTCTGGTACCGCCGCTTCTTTGTGGGAAGTATACTTGCTTCACTATTATGGGGGGCATCCTCAATTGTAATGATCTCGACAGATAATGTTGCACATCAGGTGTTTCTTGCATTTGTCTTAGGCGGCATGGCCGCCGGTGCCGTGACTAACTTAACACATATGAAAGCCCTTTTTTACTCATATATTGGCCTGACTTTAATACCCTTAATAATTCAGTTCTTTTATCACGACGGAGAATTGGGCTTTGAAATGGGCACTATGTTAATACTCTATTTCACCATGTTGGTCGTTGCCGGCAAGCGAGTACATAACAATATTATACAAAATATCCGTCTTAATATTGAGGGTCTTGAAAGAGAACAATCATTACAACAAAGTGAGCATCGATATAGAACCCTGTTGGAGACGGCAACAGATGGCTTTTTCCTGCATGATTTACAAGGTAACTTTCTGGACGTGAACCAAGAAACTTGCCGTCGATTGGGCTATACCCATGATCAAATGCTTAAAATGTCCATAAGTGAGATTGTCGTAGGAGGCACTGCTGAAAGCCTAAAGGATACATATCTTAAGCTTAAAGAAAATAGAACCATACAAATTGAACGCAACTTCCGTCGTAAGGACGGCACAACTTTTCCAGCGGAAGTAAGTCTTGGTCTCATTCAATTAGGTAGTGAAGAATTCTTCTCCGTTCTTTCCCGTGATGTTACGGATCGTAAAAAAATAGAAGCGGGTCTTATTGCCGCAAAAAAAGAAGCCGAAAGCGCCAATGCGGCCAAGTCAGAATTTTTATCTAACATGAGCCATGAATTACGCACCCCCATGAATGCCATACTTGGTTTTGCCCAAATGTTAGACCTAGATGCCCATGATTTCACCGCCACCCAAAAAGGAAATATTACAGAAATTCTAGACGCAGGACAGCATTTGCTTTTTCTTATTAATGAGATTCTTGATCTTGCTAAAATCGAAACTGGCAAACTGAGTGTTTCCATGGAAAACGTCCATCTTGATGATATATTACAACAATCTATTCCCCTGATTGATGTATCAGCAAAAGCACGCCAACTAGAAATACTTGATAATATCACGGGCAAAGGACATGCCGTACGAGCGGACTTCACACGTCTTAAGCAGGTCATGGTAAATATTCTTTCCAATGCGGTTAAATATAATAAAATTAACGGGACAATAACATTAGAAGCTAAATTAACTGACGATCAAAGACTTCGTATATATGTTATAGATACAGGAAAAGGGCTAAGTCCTGATGAGATAACTCAATTATTCACGCCCTTCACCCGTCTTGATAAGACAAATAATGTGGAAGGAACTGGTATCGGTCTTGTCATCACCAAACAATTGGTAGAACTTATGGGCGGGACTATCGGTGTTGAAAGCACACTGGGAGAAGGGTGTCGGTTTTGGGTGGAGTTTGAATTTACACAAAACACTTAAGGTAAGGCCCTGGTGATGGAATTCCCACAAGTAATCAACTCGCGGGCAGTGTCAAAGTAAACTATTGCCATGTCTATGAGCAACCTTTAGCTTTCGTGGATGAGTTATCAATATCGTTATTTCAATAGTTCGCCAGAAATTATCCGTCTGGCTATTTTTATGTACATCAGATATCCGCTATCACTACGACATGTGGAAGACCTTTTGTTCGAACGTGGCATAGATATTTGTCATGACCCGAAGGGCAGCGCGGAGCAGCAAAACTGTCCGTCTGTGGTGGAACCGTTTCGGCCCAGCATTGGCTGCAAAGATAAGAAAGAAACGCACATCTTATCCTAAGCAATACTCAAATTGGCGGTGGCACATTGATGAGGTTTTTGTCAAAATTGGCGGTAAAACGCATTATCTTTGGCGCGCAGTAGATCATGAAGGTGAAGTCCTTGACGCCGTTGTGGCTGAGAATAGTCACCTACCTTTCCGACGACGGGAATATGCCATGCAGGGCTTTAGAAAAGAAGCAACCCTTCAAAAATTCACTTCAATTCACGCCCAACTATACAATCATTTTAACGGAGAACGGCACCTCGTAAACAGACAGACATTTAAGGAATTTCGTTCAGAATCTATGACTGAATGGCGCTCTCTCACGGCATAAATAATTTGTGATTAAATGCCTCTTTGACCAACTTCAGTTTACTTTGACAAAGCCCTGCCCATGGTGGGCAAACTGCTTGGGCACACTCAGATACAGACCACCGCACGGTACACTCATCTGGCTTCTGAGCCTATCAAGGAAGCGGCAAACCTGGTGGCGGCTAGTATTGCCAAGTCGACTGCCAGCCAAACATAAATCACAAACCAATTGAATAAGCTTCGCAGAAATGTTATATTTATTGATAAATACGTATTTATTGTATAAGTTGCATTTTAGATATTAGATTAGAAAGGATTTTAACATGAGAGAATTCAGCGCAGCTGATGTCACCAGAAGTTCCGGCGATTTATTTGCCGCAGCCGCAGCGGAGCCTGTGGCCATTACAAAACACAGCAAAGCCCGATTTGTTGTTATGACTATAGAGAAATATAATAAAATGGCCTCCCAAACGGACCCTCGACGCGTTTATGCTATGGGTGAATTGCCGGATGATCTTGCTGGCGAACTATTAAATAGCTTAGAGGTTGACCTTAATGATTGAAGAGGGCGATATCTGGGATTACCCTTACCTTTGGCGCTGGCAGGATGGTCGCGGGGAAACAGAAGGTCGTAAAACCAGGCCCTGCGCCTTGGCTGTTAAAGTTGCCGTAACTCCGCAACAAACAAGATTATATTTTCTTGCGATCACATCTAAAAAACCTGATAGCAAAACGACAGCATTGCAAATCCCTGATACAGAACGGCATCGGGCACGTCTTTCAACCGATCTGGATTTATGGGTTATTTTGGAAGAATGCAATGTGGATATTCTGGAAGACTCTTTCTATTTTGAACAAAGCGGCAAGATTGGTCAGTTTAGCTCAACATTTTTGAAAAACATAAAATCTGAATTACGGGCTATCATTCAGAAAAAGAAATTCCTAACCGTTAAACGAACTGACTAACATATATCTTGACGAAACGACGGCCTACGGATGTATGGGTTAAAAGCAGTAGAGGCCGCTCAAATTGGGGGGACATTTCTGAAGCCAGCACGTCTGTGCCCCGCCGCGTGAAAGCAGCGACAAGTTGTTGTTATCGCCACAATTCCGGTGATGTCGCTGTAAAAAGGCGTTAGACTTGAATATATTGGCCAATGGCCTGAAATATAGCGGATATATAGCGGATATATAATAACAAGAATGGACTGATAAAACCGATAAAGACTGATCTGGAGCATCTGCCTATAAAGAAGCAAAAGGAACTGTCGCGGGTTAAGGAAATTCTGTTTGAGGAATTTGACAAGGCCATGGCCGGCGGCAGTCTGAAATCAGCAACTATGCTGCTAACTAAGCACACACCTCACAATATTATAACATAATAAATACGCTTGATTGACAAGGATAGATATATGGAATTTTCACGAAGAAATTTTTTAAACTATAGCGGCATAGCTGCTTTGGGCGCCTTAAGTTATTCTGGCAGTAGTTTTGCGTTTGGCGCAAAAAAAAATTGGGTGCAAACATCACCAATGCCAATCCCGATGCAAGAAATCTATCCGGCTGTCTTTGAGCAAGAGATATATGTTGGTGGAGGGTTTGTCGAGAGCGACAGACCTGCCTTTGCAGGCTATTCC
It encodes the following:
- a CDS encoding recombinase family protein; amino-acid sequence: MPHSPRVALYARYSSDHQREASIEDQLRLCRERCAKEGWTVTAVYKDSAVSGASLLRPGIQALIEAARRGQFDMIVAEAMDRLSRDQEDIAGLYKRMEFAGVRITTLSEGEINNLHVGLKGTMNALFLKDLADKTRRGLRGRVEAGKSGGGNSYGYDVLKKLGEDGDPLRGERVINQREADVISRIFRDYADGASPRAIAYQLNEDQISGPRGRDWGQSTINGNRQRGTGILNNELYIGRMVWNRLRYIKDPETGKRISRPNPEEDWIIKDVPHHRLVDQGLWDAVKARQGTLDQRRPMQDNNALGGYRRAKYLLSGLLKCGKCGGGFSMYSRTHVACSTRRNKGTCDNALTMDRQSLEATVMEGLKSRLMEPAYFREFCAEYTRDINRSRKAQVASLAAQRREYDKIDKEVDKLVDALCQGIPAAKVKDRMITLEQRKGDLEIILSQAAVPAPLLHPNMADAYAEKLERLTDSLNDPEILTQASETLRSLIEAVILLPVGDRLEIELVGDLAGILHFVDPTKNTATDKSGRRQFPLVAGIGFEPMTFRL
- a CDS encoding site-specific integrase: MPKLTKRAIDALSSKDTEYVIWDSELRGFGIRVWPSGKKTYALKCRLKGKQKKYTIGTHGTLTVDQARTKTIGILSQVKHGIDPSEELRAHKKALTIADLGKKFLEEYVPTHCKASTAYEYKRSVEHFINGALGKYKIMDVARPDVAAMHHNLHHIPYQANRTLGVLSKMMNLAEIWGLRQDGSNPCRHVKKYPEKGRERFLSKEEFIRLAEVLDEVEASGEETHSCINAYRLLMYTGCRLGEIQKLEWAHADFEANELHLPDSKTGAKTVYLGDAAVEVLKNIERQEGNPYVIRGKLEGSYLTDLQHPWRRIRAKAGLANVRIHDLRHSFASNAIALGMSLPMVGKLLGHTQIQTTARYAHLASEPVKEAANLVAKSIAQSTSAPSAPN
- a CDS encoding MbcA/ParS/Xre antitoxin family protein; translation: MTALTIEETNDELVLAKAVLKTAKALGLTQEELGQILGRDRTSIARGLNPSSKAGELALYLIRCYRSLFVVVGGEAENIKHWFTTMNHHTNGVPKEQVKNIQGLVHILEYLDAIRGKI
- a CDS encoding RES family NAD+ phosphorylase, with the protein product MEKFNLPSIDLIKTAIVSKIRGIAWRVVESQEEIATLELVDTLEEQAILEGLLEKSKPPLPENCRDLDYLLATPFRYPPLKWGSRFGRKHEPSLFYGSENIPTALAETAYYRVLFWTGMAEPPPSGTLKTQHTIYSTKYDCSAGLYLNKPPFEEYQDLLQHPQDYSGSQKLGTIMRELGVDGFQFISARCPNKGLNIALFTPYALAAKRPDEKQNWICETSEQHIMFSGQGVLFKFNVEGFQIDGKAPLPAS
- a CDS encoding sensor histidine kinase, translating into MNPSNISAHNSSRTSPHEDAILAEQTSQLYDTYKTAAIASLINAPILVFIMWPIIGHDILFIWLAAIILLTLARSILAYKYSVMAPPVEKARLWYRRFFVGSILASLLWGASSIVMISTDNVAHQVFLAFVLGGMAAGAVTNLTHMKALFYSYIGLTLIPLIIQFFYHDGELGFEMGTMLILYFTMLVVAGKRVHNNIIQNIRLNIEGLEREQSLQQSEHRYRTLLETATDGFFLHDLQGNFLDVNQETCRRLGYTHDQMLKMSISEIVVGGTAESLKDTYLKLKENRTIQIERNFRRKDGTTFPAEVSLGLIQLGSEEFFSVLSRDVTDRKKIEAGLIAAKKEAESANAAKSEFLSNMSHELRTPMNAILGFAQMLDLDAHDFTATQKGNITEILDAGQHLLFLINEILDLAKIETGKLSVSMENVHLDDILQQSIPLIDVSAKARQLEILDNITGKGHAVRADFTRLKQVMVNILSNAVKYNKINGTITLEAKLTDDQRLRIYVIDTGKGLSPDEITQLFTPFTRLDKTNNVEGTGIGLVITKQLVELMGGTIGVESTLGEGCRFWVEFEFTQNT
- a CDS encoding type II toxin-antitoxin system prevent-host-death family antitoxin, which gives rise to MREFSAADVTRSSGDLFAAAAAEPVAITKHSKARFVVMTIEKYNKMASQTDPRRVYAMGELPDDLAGELLNSLEVDLND